The Burkholderia ubonensis genome has a window encoding:
- a CDS encoding membrane protein, translating to MKRTPIAVALAGLLVALPVAAWALVKPLRVIAPALVPGVSCAGADICIDDPAKLGEARQLYRDGYARAAAVTGAFRSAPRVVFCSTRACADRFGLGERAALTLGDFGVVFAPRGWQTYFVAHELIHHRQAEALGNLAVATKPRWLIEGMAYSLSGDPRHPLTEPFESWRTRFDAWHAALGRQPLWDAAAAVQ from the coding sequence ATGAAACGCACCCCCATCGCCGTTGCCCTCGCGGGCCTGCTCGTCGCGTTGCCCGTCGCCGCATGGGCGCTCGTCAAGCCGTTGCGCGTGATCGCGCCCGCGCTGGTTCCCGGCGTGTCGTGCGCGGGCGCCGACATCTGCATCGACGATCCCGCGAAGCTCGGCGAGGCGCGGCAGCTCTATCGCGACGGTTACGCGCGCGCGGCGGCGGTGACCGGCGCATTCCGCTCGGCGCCGCGCGTCGTGTTCTGCTCGACGCGCGCGTGTGCCGACCGGTTCGGCCTCGGCGAACGCGCGGCATTGACGCTGGGAGACTTCGGCGTGGTCTTCGCGCCGCGCGGCTGGCAGACCTACTTCGTGGCGCACGAGCTGATCCACCATCGGCAGGCGGAAGCGCTCGGCAATCTGGCGGTCGCGACCAAGCCGCGCTGGCTGATCGAGGGAATGGCGTATTCGCTCAGCGGCGATCCGCGTCACCCGCTGACCGAGCCGTTCGAATCGTGGCGCACGCGTTTCGATGCATGGCATGCGGCGCTCGGCCGGCAGCCGCTGTGGGATGCCGCAGCGGCCGTCCAGTGA
- a CDS encoding YhfC family intramembrane metalloprotease gives MHIIDPVLLFATFCAGVTALAGPPLLALVWRHRAGVPWRAFFCGMLIFFVFQPVLRLSWQIPLFRWLGDDPRWHMPMLVFAALTAALFEECGRWVAFRYLLAGQRDPRTAVMYGLGHGGLEAMLLVGVGFVALCGGYLLARAGLVTSAGVQTLIASQFAGMTLASPFLAVLERVSAVAAHVGMSLMVMQTFVRGTKRWLLGAIAVHFAIDLVVVLLSRYWHLDSTLLEALLLGCSVAILWLGIRSSRWGAAADGLRGGQAT, from the coding sequence ATGCACATCATCGATCCGGTTCTGCTGTTCGCCACGTTCTGCGCGGGCGTCACCGCGTTGGCCGGCCCGCCGCTGCTCGCGCTCGTGTGGCGGCATCGCGCGGGCGTGCCGTGGCGCGCGTTTTTCTGCGGGATGCTGATCTTCTTCGTATTCCAGCCGGTGCTGCGGCTGTCTTGGCAGATTCCGCTGTTTCGCTGGCTCGGCGACGATCCGCGCTGGCATATGCCGATGCTCGTATTCGCGGCGCTCACCGCGGCACTGTTCGAGGAGTGCGGGCGCTGGGTCGCGTTCCGCTATCTGCTGGCCGGGCAACGCGATCCGCGCACCGCGGTGATGTACGGGCTCGGCCACGGCGGGCTGGAGGCGATGCTGCTGGTCGGCGTCGGCTTCGTCGCGCTCTGCGGCGGCTATCTGCTCGCGCGCGCCGGGCTCGTGACCAGCGCGGGCGTGCAAACGCTGATCGCGTCGCAGTTCGCCGGCATGACGCTCGCGTCGCCGTTCCTCGCGGTGCTCGAGCGCGTGAGCGCGGTTGCCGCGCATGTCGGGATGTCGCTGATGGTGATGCAGACGTTCGTGCGCGGCACGAAGCGCTGGCTGCTCGGCGCGATCGCGGTTCATTTCGCGATCGATCTCGTCGTCGTGCTGCTGTCGCGCTATTGGCACCTCGACTCGACGCTGCTCGAGGCGCTCCTGCTAGGATGCAGCGTCGCGATTCTGTGGCTCGGGATCCGGTCGAGTCGATGGGGCGCCGCGGCCGACGGGCTGCGGGGCGGGCAGGCGACGTGA
- a CDS encoding GNAT family N-acetyltransferase, with protein sequence MTEPVTVRRVDAREAHACADALADVLIDCVEGGASVSFMLPIARATAVAFWKQVAEGVARGERILLVAEDAAARIVGTVQIVTAQAENQPHRADVAKMLVSRRARRQGIAAKLLAAADHAAREAGKAVLVLDTVTGSDAARLYERAGWQRVGDVPNYALMPDGTPCATTYFHKQLVS encoded by the coding sequence ATGACCGAACCTGTCACCGTGCGTCGCGTCGACGCGCGCGAAGCACATGCGTGCGCCGATGCGCTGGCCGACGTGCTCATCGACTGCGTCGAGGGCGGCGCATCCGTCAGCTTCATGCTGCCGATCGCGCGCGCGACGGCCGTTGCATTCTGGAAGCAGGTTGCCGAAGGCGTGGCGCGCGGCGAGCGCATCCTGCTCGTCGCCGAGGACGCGGCCGCGCGCATCGTCGGCACCGTGCAGATCGTGACCGCGCAAGCGGAGAACCAGCCGCATCGCGCCGACGTCGCGAAGATGCTCGTGTCCCGCCGCGCGCGTCGGCAGGGCATCGCCGCGAAGCTGCTGGCCGCCGCCGACCACGCCGCACGCGAAGCCGGCAAGGCCGTCCTCGTGCTAGACACGGTGACCGGCAGCGATGCCGCGAGACTGTATGAGCGGGCAGGGTGGCAACGGGTCGGGGACGTGCCAAACTACGCGCTGATGCCGGACGGCACGCCGTGCGCGACCACGTATTTTCACAAGCAGCTTGTGTCGTGA
- a CDS encoding SRPBCC family protein: MLHMHTHSTRVSRHLNAPRGRVYRALLDPHAIEQWKAPDGMTCRVDAFDAREGGALRVSLSYDAPSDGTGKTTAHTDTYHGRFVTLVPNELVVEIDAFETDDPALRGAMTITITLSDDAGSTRIDAVHDGLPPGVPAADNETGWRMALAKLAALVEHG, translated from the coding sequence ATGCTGCACATGCACACGCATTCGACCCGCGTCAGCCGGCATCTGAACGCACCGCGCGGACGCGTCTACCGCGCATTGCTCGATCCGCACGCGATCGAGCAGTGGAAAGCGCCGGACGGCATGACTTGCCGCGTGGATGCGTTCGATGCGCGCGAAGGCGGTGCGCTGCGCGTGTCGCTCAGCTACGACGCGCCGTCGGACGGCACCGGCAAGACCACCGCGCACACCGACACTTATCACGGCCGCTTCGTGACCCTTGTGCCGAATGAGCTCGTCGTCGAGATCGACGCATTCGAAACCGACGATCCCGCGCTGCGCGGCGCGATGACGATCACGATCACGCTGTCCGACGACGCCGGCAGCACGCGCATCGACGCGGTCCACGACGGCCTGCCGCCCGGCGTGCCGGCCGCCGACAACGAGACGGGCTGGCGCATGGCGCTGGCGAAGCTCGCGGCGCTGGTCGAGCACGGGTGA
- a CDS encoding 2-hydroxychromene-2-carboxylate isomerase, with product MNATRTATWYFDFVSPFAYLQLERFDTLPPDIAFEPKPIVLGALLAHWGQKAPAEIAAKRVFTYRHAQYRADKLGIAFRMPPAHPFNPIRPLRLAIAMGGSLDAIRRIFRHIWRDGHDVASPEGFAALCDAVGFPEGVTAVDAQEVKDALRAHTDHAIAHGVFGVPTFELDGDLFWGEDATAMFVDCVASRAWLDSPEVRRISALPDGIRRG from the coding sequence ATGAACGCCACGCGCACCGCCACCTGGTATTTCGATTTCGTTTCGCCGTTCGCCTATCTGCAGCTGGAACGCTTCGACACGTTGCCGCCCGACATCGCGTTCGAGCCCAAGCCGATCGTGCTCGGCGCGCTGCTCGCGCACTGGGGCCAAAAGGCGCCCGCCGAGATCGCGGCGAAGCGCGTGTTCACCTACCGCCACGCGCAGTACCGCGCCGACAAGCTCGGCATCGCGTTCCGGATGCCGCCCGCGCATCCGTTCAATCCGATCCGGCCGCTGCGCCTCGCGATCGCGATGGGCGGCTCGCTCGATGCGATCCGGCGCATCTTCCGCCATATCTGGCGCGACGGGCATGACGTCGCGTCGCCGGAAGGCTTCGCCGCGCTGTGCGACGCCGTCGGCTTCCCCGAAGGCGTGACCGCCGTCGATGCGCAGGAAGTGAAGGACGCGCTGCGCGCGCATACCGACCACGCGATCGCGCACGGCGTGTTCGGCGTGCCGACGTTCGAACTCGACGGCGACCTGTTCTGGGGCGAGGATGCGACCGCGATGTTCGTCGATTGCGTCGCGTCGCGCGCGTGGCTCGACTCGCCCGAAGTGCGCCGCATCAGCGCGCTGCCGGACGGCATCCGGCGCGGCTGA
- a CDS encoding LysR family transcriptional regulator: MKEKIPVKSAAGGSTRHRTVPVEGAGYRFELMETFVRIVESGSLSAAAAQLNTTQPTISRRLQALERSLGVRLLQRTTHTMRLTVDGERCFKRAKELLASWAAFEADLRGAQEEPEGLLRVAVPHAFGQERFVGPLARFLRDYPRVSVEWLLQDEVRDFIGSGIDCAIQVGEPTDPGVVAIRLSKVPRFVVAAPSVLNGAPVPAEPDALAALPWLSLSTYYRNELALTHAVTGETRRIAIRPRISTANLYALRSAALLGAGACVGSSWLLADDLAHGRLVHLAPQWEAAPLPVYLTYPYAQFYPSRLVRFAALMREAVPPLVEDRGA; the protein is encoded by the coding sequence ATGAAAGAGAAAATCCCTGTCAAGTCCGCTGCTGGCGGGTCTACGCGTCATCGCACGGTTCCGGTGGAGGGCGCCGGCTATCGTTTCGAGCTGATGGAAACCTTCGTGCGCATAGTCGAATCGGGCAGCCTGTCGGCCGCCGCCGCGCAACTGAACACGACCCAGCCGACGATCAGCCGCCGGCTGCAGGCGCTCGAGCGCTCGCTCGGCGTGCGGCTGCTGCAGCGCACGACGCACACGATGCGGCTGACCGTCGACGGCGAGCGCTGCTTCAAGCGCGCGAAGGAACTGCTGGCGAGCTGGGCTGCGTTCGAAGCCGACCTGCGCGGCGCGCAGGAGGAGCCCGAGGGGCTGCTGCGGGTCGCGGTGCCGCACGCGTTCGGGCAGGAGCGCTTCGTCGGGCCGCTGGCGCGGTTCCTGCGCGACTATCCGCGCGTGTCGGTGGAGTGGCTGCTGCAGGACGAGGTGCGGGATTTCATCGGCAGCGGCATCGACTGCGCGATCCAGGTCGGCGAGCCGACCGATCCGGGCGTCGTCGCGATCCGGCTGTCGAAGGTGCCGCGCTTCGTGGTTGCCGCGCCGTCGGTGCTGAACGGCGCCCCCGTGCCGGCCGAGCCCGACGCGCTCGCCGCGCTGCCGTGGCTGTCGCTGAGCACTTACTATCGCAACGAACTGGCGCTCACGCATGCGGTCACGGGCGAGACGCGGCGCATCGCGATCCGGCCGCGCATCAGCACCGCGAACCTGTATGCGCTGCGCAGCGCCGCGCTGCTCGGCGCCGGCGCGTGCGTCGGCTCGTCATGGCTGCTGGCGGACGACCTGGCGCACGGGCGCCTCGTGCATCTCGCGCCGCAATGGGAGGCCGCGCCGCTGCCGGTCTACCTGACCTATCCGTATGCGCAGTTCTATCCGTCGCGGCTCGTGCGGTTCGCCGCGCTGATGCGGGAGGCGGTGCCGCCGCTCGTCGAAGACCGCGGCGCGTAG
- a CDS encoding MFS transporter, with the protein MSTPTNLDAATRAPLAPPHAATTAAPLDGRLVLLLAAAAGLAVAPLYYSQPMLGVLGPDLGASERAVGLVPTLTQLGYALGILLLAPLGDRFDRRRVIVTKAAALVGALLLAAAAPSIGLLLAASFAIGLSATMAQDVVPAAATLAHDAHRGRTVGTVMTGLLMGILLSRVVSGFVAENLGWRTMFVIAAASVAAIGVVAARGLPRFEPTTRLSYRALMGSLGELWRRHPALRRAALAQGLLSVGFSAFWSTLAVMLHGAPFHLGSAAAGAFGLAGAAGALAAPVAGRLADRHGPERVTRLGIGIATLSFAVMALAPLLSAHAQLALLAAGTIGFDLGVQATLIAHQSIVYRIDPASRSRLNAVLFVGMFIGMAAGAAIGSQLLAQFGWTAVLALAVAASLAALAVRMWRR; encoded by the coding sequence ATGTCCACCCCGACGAACCTCGACGCCGCGACCCGCGCGCCGCTTGCCCCGCCGCACGCGGCCACCACCGCCGCCCCGCTCGACGGCCGCCTCGTGCTGCTGCTCGCCGCCGCGGCCGGCCTCGCGGTCGCGCCGCTCTACTACAGCCAACCGATGCTCGGCGTGCTCGGGCCCGATCTCGGCGCGTCCGAGCGGGCGGTCGGCCTCGTGCCGACGCTGACGCAGCTCGGCTATGCGCTCGGCATCCTGCTGCTCGCGCCGCTCGGCGACCGCTTCGACCGCCGCCGCGTGATCGTGACCAAGGCGGCCGCGCTGGTCGGCGCGCTGCTGCTGGCCGCGGCCGCGCCGTCGATCGGCCTGCTGCTGGCCGCGAGCTTCGCGATCGGCCTGTCCGCGACGATGGCGCAGGACGTCGTGCCGGCCGCGGCCACGCTCGCGCACGACGCGCATCGCGGCCGGACGGTCGGCACCGTGATGACCGGCCTGCTGATGGGCATCCTGCTGTCGCGGGTGGTCAGCGGCTTCGTCGCCGAGAACCTCGGCTGGCGCACGATGTTCGTGATCGCCGCCGCGAGCGTCGCGGCGATCGGCGTCGTGGCCGCGCGCGGCCTGCCGCGCTTCGAACCGACGACGCGCCTGTCGTATCGCGCGCTGATGGGCTCGCTCGGCGAGCTGTGGCGCCGCCATCCCGCGCTGCGGCGCGCGGCGCTGGCGCAAGGCCTGCTGTCGGTCGGCTTCAGCGCGTTCTGGTCGACGCTCGCGGTGATGCTGCACGGTGCGCCGTTCCATCTCGGCAGCGCGGCGGCCGGCGCGTTCGGCCTCGCAGGCGCGGCCGGCGCACTGGCCGCACCGGTCGCCGGCCGGCTCGCCGACCGTCATGGGCCGGAGCGGGTCACGCGGCTCGGCATCGGCATCGCCACACTGTCGTTCGCGGTCATGGCGCTCGCGCCGCTGCTGTCGGCGCACGCGCAGCTCGCGCTGCTCGCGGCGGGCACGATCGGCTTCGACCTCGGCGTGCAGGCGACGCTGATCGCGCACCAGTCGATCGTGTACCGCATCGATCCCGCGTCGCGCAGCCGCCTCAACGCGGTGCTGTTCGTCGGCATGTTCATCGGCATGGCGGCCGGCGCCGCGATCGGCAGTCAACTGCTCGCGCAGTTCGGCTGGACCGCGGTGCTCGCGCTCGCCGTCGCGGCGTCGCTCGCGGCGCTCGCCGTGCGGATGTGGCGCCGGTAA
- a CDS encoding phosphatase PAP2 family protein — MNDFDTTIQVFLTHITFGPLLNHAIRVVAGLYTFKGFVLVPVLCWLWFQPGPHSERRREMIVATIASGLVALAAGRLLAKTLPFRLRPIYNPELHLHFPSSELRAATLQTWSSFPSDHAMLWMAISTGIFLMSRRVGVLALLYTIVFICVPRAYLGFHYPTDLLAGAAIGVAITWLMTRDAIRAHYAPPVLRLIGRFPAPAYTLAFLLCFELITQFDEVLTLALSVTHTTL; from the coding sequence ATGAATGATTTCGACACCACGATCCAGGTCTTCCTCACGCACATCACGTTCGGGCCGCTGCTGAATCATGCGATCCGCGTCGTCGCCGGCCTGTACACGTTCAAGGGCTTCGTGCTCGTGCCCGTGCTGTGCTGGCTGTGGTTCCAGCCGGGCCCGCACAGCGAGCGGCGGCGGGAGATGATCGTCGCGACGATCGCGAGCGGCCTCGTCGCGCTCGCGGCCGGCCGACTGCTCGCGAAGACCCTGCCGTTCCGCCTGCGGCCGATCTACAACCCGGAGCTGCACCTGCACTTTCCGTCCTCGGAACTGCGCGCGGCGACGCTGCAGACGTGGAGTTCGTTTCCGAGCGACCACGCGATGCTGTGGATGGCGATCTCGACCGGCATCTTCCTGATGTCGCGCCGCGTCGGCGTGCTCGCGCTGCTGTATACGATCGTGTTCATCTGCGTGCCGCGCGCGTATCTCGGCTTTCACTATCCGACCGACCTGCTGGCGGGCGCCGCGATCGGCGTCGCGATCACGTGGCTGATGACGCGCGACGCGATCCGCGCGCACTACGCGCCGCCGGTGCTGCGGCTGATCGGGCGCTTTCCGGCGCCGGCGTACACGCTTGCGTTCCTGCTGTGCTTCGAGCTGATCACGCAGTTCGACGAAGTGCTGACGCTCGCGCTGTCGGTCACGCATACGACGTTGTAA
- a CDS encoding rhodanese-like domain-containing protein — MIFRQLFDPQSSTYTYLLADPASREAVLIDPVFEQVRRDAALIDELGLRLGATIDTHVHADHVTGAWLLKQRTGSAIAISAASGAAGADRYLRDGDHCAFGERYLTVRATPGHTNGCISLVLDDESMAFIGDCLLIRGTGRTDFQQGDPRAMYRAVHGRLFTLPESCLLYPAHDYRGLTVTSVGEERRFNPRLGGDLSEDDFAGYMTNLGLPHPRRIDVAVPANLKCGIAASAPERQDEPGWAPLVYTFAGFWEIDPQWLEDHLNAVQIVDVREPAEFTGPLGHIPDATPIPLGELAARAAELTRDRPIVTVCRAGGRSAQATVILRQAGFDAIANLGGGMLRWRSEGRIVADGRA, encoded by the coding sequence ATGATCTTCCGCCAACTGTTCGACCCGCAATCGTCGACCTACACCTATCTGCTCGCCGACCCGGCATCGCGCGAAGCGGTGCTGATCGATCCGGTGTTCGAGCAGGTGCGCCGCGATGCGGCGCTGATCGACGAACTCGGCCTGCGGCTTGGCGCGACGATCGACACGCACGTGCACGCCGATCACGTGACGGGCGCGTGGCTGCTGAAGCAGCGCACCGGCAGCGCCATCGCCATTTCCGCGGCGAGCGGCGCGGCGGGCGCGGACCGCTATCTGCGCGACGGCGACCATTGCGCGTTCGGCGAGCGCTACCTGACCGTGCGCGCGACGCCGGGCCACACGAACGGCTGCATCAGCCTCGTGCTCGACGACGAATCGATGGCGTTCATCGGCGATTGCCTGCTGATCCGCGGCACCGGCCGCACCGATTTCCAGCAGGGCGACCCGCGCGCGATGTATCGCGCGGTGCACGGCCGGCTCTTCACGCTGCCGGAAAGCTGCCTGCTGTACCCGGCGCACGACTACCGCGGGCTGACCGTGACGAGCGTCGGCGAGGAGCGGCGCTTCAATCCGCGCCTCGGCGGCGATCTCAGCGAGGACGATTTCGCTGGCTACATGACGAACCTCGGGCTGCCGCACCCGCGCCGGATCGACGTCGCGGTGCCCGCGAACCTGAAATGCGGGATCGCGGCGAGCGCGCCGGAGCGGCAGGACGAGCCCGGCTGGGCGCCGCTCGTCTATACGTTCGCCGGCTTCTGGGAAATCGATCCGCAGTGGCTCGAGGATCATCTGAACGCGGTGCAGATCGTCGACGTGCGCGAGCCCGCCGAATTCACCGGGCCGCTCGGGCACATTCCGGACGCGACGCCGATTCCGCTCGGCGAACTGGCCGCGCGCGCGGCCGAGCTCACGCGCGACCGGCCGATCGTGACCGTGTGCCGCGCGGGCGGACGGTCCGCGCAGGCGACCGTGATCCTGCGGCAGGCGGGTTTCGACGCGATCGCGAATCTCGGCGGCGGCATGCTGCGCTGGCGCAGCGAAGGGCGCATCGTGGCGGACGGGCGAGCGTAA
- a CDS encoding HTH-type transcriptional regulator ArgP — MSLTIDPKQAAALLAVADTGSFEQAAVRLHVTASAVTQRVRALEASLGTPLVLRTRPCRPTVAGQRVLQHLRRVALLQADLQSALAIERESPISVTIALNSDSLGTWFLPALTSVLAGERILFELIVEDQDHTFALLESGMAVGCVTTEPKPMRGCVATPLGTMRYRLLAASAFAARWFPRGLNRASARRAPVVAYSRRDTLQSSFLEEKFGLPVGAYPCHYVPGTHAHFAAVKHGLGYAMVPAPLLGDTPLDAQGLVDLAPAHPTDVTLYWHAWTVQSPAMASLSARVVEAARRLLAPLAR, encoded by the coding sequence ATGTCGCTGACGATTGATCCGAAGCAGGCCGCCGCGCTGCTGGCCGTCGCCGACACGGGCAGCTTCGAGCAGGCGGCGGTGCGCCTGCACGTGACCGCGTCCGCCGTCACGCAGCGGGTGCGCGCGCTGGAGGCGAGCCTCGGCACGCCGCTCGTGCTGCGCACGCGGCCGTGCCGGCCGACCGTCGCCGGGCAGCGCGTGCTGCAGCACCTGCGCCGCGTCGCGCTGCTGCAGGCCGATCTGCAGAGCGCGCTCGCGATCGAGCGCGAATCGCCGATCTCCGTCACGATCGCGCTCAATTCCGACAGCCTCGGCACGTGGTTCCTGCCCGCGCTGACGTCGGTGCTTGCCGGCGAGCGCATCCTGTTCGAGCTGATCGTCGAGGACCAGGACCATACGTTCGCGCTGCTCGAAAGCGGGATGGCGGTCGGCTGCGTGACGACCGAGCCGAAGCCGATGCGCGGCTGCGTCGCGACGCCGCTCGGCACGATGCGCTACCGGCTGCTCGCCGCGTCCGCGTTCGCCGCGCGCTGGTTTCCGCGCGGCCTCAATCGCGCGAGCGCGCGCCGCGCGCCGGTCGTCGCGTATTCGCGGCGCGACACGCTGCAATCGTCGTTTCTGGAAGAAAAGTTCGGGCTGCCCGTCGGCGCCTACCCGTGCCACTACGTGCCGGGCACGCACGCGCATTTCGCGGCGGTGAAGCACGGGCTCGGCTATGCGATGGTGCCGGCGCCGCTGCTCGGCGACACGCCGCTCGACGCGCAGGGCCTCGTCGATCTCGCGCCCGCGCATCCGACCGACGTCACGCTGTACTGGCACGCGTGGACCGTGCAGTCGCCGGCGATGGCGTCGTTGTCCGCGCGCGTCGTCGAAGCGGCGCGGCGGCTGCTCGCGCCGCTCGCGCGCTGA
- the ltaE gene encoding low-specificity L-threonine aldolase — translation MIDLRSDTVTRPSPAMLAAMTAAEVGDDVWGDDPTVKRLQAATAERAGKEAGLYLPSGTQSNLAALMAHCERGDEYIVGQQAHTYKYEGGGAAVLGSIQPQPIDNAPDGTLPIDRIVAAIKPLDDHFARSRLLALENTIGGRVLPAGYVEEAAALARSRGLSTHLDGARVCNAAVASGRAIADLCAPFDTVSICFSKGLGAPVGSVLVGSRPLIERARRWRKMLGGAMRQSGLLAAACLYALEHNVERLADDHENAARLAAGLARIDEVKVLSHATNMVFAQFPEADCAPLEAWLKERGILTQMLYASRFVTHCDVSRDDIDTFVAAVGAYFAQRRA, via the coding sequence ATGATCGATCTACGCAGCGATACCGTGACGCGCCCCAGCCCCGCGATGCTGGCCGCAATGACAGCCGCCGAAGTCGGCGACGACGTGTGGGGCGACGACCCGACCGTCAAGCGCCTGCAGGCCGCGACGGCCGAGCGCGCGGGCAAGGAGGCGGGCCTGTACCTGCCGAGCGGCACGCAGAGCAATCTCGCCGCGCTGATGGCGCATTGCGAACGCGGCGACGAATACATCGTCGGCCAGCAGGCGCACACCTACAAATACGAAGGCGGCGGCGCGGCGGTGCTCGGCAGCATCCAGCCGCAGCCGATCGACAACGCGCCCGACGGCACGCTGCCGATCGACAGGATCGTCGCCGCGATCAAGCCGCTCGACGACCACTTCGCGCGCTCGCGGCTGCTCGCGCTCGAAAACACGATCGGCGGCCGCGTGCTGCCGGCCGGCTACGTGGAAGAGGCCGCCGCGCTCGCGCGCAGCCGCGGGCTGTCCACGCACCTCGACGGCGCGCGCGTGTGCAACGCGGCCGTCGCGTCGGGCCGCGCGATCGCGGACCTGTGCGCGCCGTTCGACACGGTGTCGATCTGCTTCTCGAAGGGGCTCGGCGCGCCGGTCGGCTCGGTGCTGGTCGGCAGCCGGCCGCTGATCGAGCGCGCAAGGCGCTGGCGCAAGATGCTCGGCGGCGCGATGCGGCAGTCGGGGCTGCTCGCGGCCGCGTGCCTGTATGCGCTCGAGCACAACGTCGAGCGGCTCGCGGACGATCACGAGAACGCCGCGCGCCTTGCCGCGGGGCTCGCGCGCATCGATGAGGTGAAGGTGCTGTCGCACGCGACGAACATGGTGTTCGCGCAGTTCCCCGAAGCCGACTGCGCGCCGCTCGAAGCGTGGCTCAAGGAACGCGGGATTCTCACGCAGATGCTGTACGCATCGCGTTTCGTCACGCACTGCGACGTGTCGCGCGACGACATCGACACGTTCGTCGCCGCGGTCGGCGCGTATTTCGCGCAGCGGCGCGCGTAA
- a CDS encoding cytochrome ubiquinol oxidase subunit I, whose amino-acid sequence MDTAFSALDLARLQFAFTVSFHIVFPALSIGLASFIAVLEYRWLKTGKPYYKTLCLFWSKIFAVAFGMGVVSGVVMSYQFGTNWAGFSSFAGSVTGPLLMYEVMTAFFLEAGFLGIMLFGWNRVSPRAHFGATLMVAIGTIISTFWILASNSWMQTPQGFEIVDGRVVPTDWFAIIFNPSFPYRLFHMAIAAFIVAALVVAATGAWHLLKGRRDQGVKKMFSMALWLLLVLAPVQALIGDQHGINTLKHQPAKIAAIEGLWETEKGGTPLNLFGIPDMQAETTRYAVKVPHLGSLILTHSWDGEIRGLKEFPPEDRPNSTVVFWSFRIMVGLGFAMIALAALAWLLRRRDRLYESKGFQRFALAMGPTGFVSLLAGWVTTEAGRQPWVVYGVMRTAQAVSPLSAQQVSISMMAFVVVYFLVFGTGVYYMLKLMKAGPALPDVPHDDKPDTRPDHTARRPMSAVEELIETV is encoded by the coding sequence ATGGATACCGCATTTTCGGCCCTCGATCTGGCCCGCCTGCAATTCGCGTTCACCGTCTCGTTTCACATCGTCTTTCCGGCGCTCAGCATCGGCCTCGCGAGCTTCATCGCGGTGCTCGAATACCGCTGGCTCAAGACCGGCAAGCCGTACTACAAAACCCTCTGCCTCTTCTGGTCGAAGATCTTCGCCGTCGCGTTCGGGATGGGCGTCGTCTCCGGCGTGGTGATGAGCTATCAGTTCGGCACCAACTGGGCCGGCTTCTCGAGCTTCGCCGGCTCGGTCACCGGCCCGCTGCTGATGTACGAAGTGATGACCGCGTTCTTCCTCGAAGCCGGCTTCCTCGGCATCATGCTGTTCGGCTGGAACCGCGTCAGCCCGCGCGCGCACTTCGGCGCGACGCTGATGGTCGCGATCGGCACGATCATCTCGACGTTCTGGATCCTCGCGTCGAACAGCTGGATGCAGACGCCGCAGGGCTTCGAGATCGTCGACGGCCGCGTCGTGCCGACCGACTGGTTCGCGATCATCTTCAACCCGTCGTTCCCGTACCGCCTCTTCCACATGGCGATCGCCGCGTTCATCGTGGCCGCACTGGTGGTCGCCGCGACCGGCGCATGGCACCTGCTGAAGGGCCGCCGCGACCAGGGCGTGAAGAAGATGTTCTCGATGGCGCTGTGGCTGCTGCTGGTGCTCGCGCCGGTGCAGGCGCTGATCGGCGACCAGCACGGCATCAACACGCTGAAGCACCAGCCGGCGAAGATCGCCGCGATCGAGGGCCTGTGGGAAACCGAGAAGGGCGGCACGCCGCTCAACCTGTTCGGCATTCCCGACATGCAGGCCGAAACGACGCGTTACGCGGTGAAGGTCCCGCACCTCGGCAGCCTGATCCTCACGCACAGCTGGGACGGCGAGATCCGCGGCCTGAAGGAATTCCCGCCGGAAGACCGGCCGAACTCGACGGTCGTGTTCTGGAGCTTCCGGATCATGGTCGGCCTCGGCTTCGCGATGATCGCGCTCGCCGCGCTCGCATGGCTGCTGCGCCGCCGCGACCGCCTGTATGAATCGAAGGGGTTCCAGCGCTTCGCGCTCGCGATGGGCCCGACCGGTTTCGTGTCGCTGCTCGCGGGCTGGGTGACGACCGAGGCGGGCCGCCAGCCGTGGGTCGTGTACGGCGTGATGCGCACCGCGCAGGCCGTGTCGCCGCTCTCCGCGCAGCAGGTCAGCATTTCGATGATGGCGTTCGTGGTCGTGTACTTCCTCGTGTTCGGCACCGGCGTCTACTACATGCTCAAGCTGATGAAGGCCGGCCCCGCGCTGCCCGACGTCCCGCACGACGACAAGCCGGACACGCGCCCCGACCACACCGCGCGCCGCCCGATGTCGGCCGTCGAAGAGCTGATCGAGACCGTCTGA